One Sulfurimonas sp. C5 genomic region harbors:
- a CDS encoding YraN family protein translates to MSREKGNIAESKAVSFLQESGYEILEQNFYSRFGEIDIIVMKDNALHFVEVKSGEDYESAIYNITPQKLSRIIKTAQVYMKKHNFDSDYVFDAVVVTPDKLLLVENITL, encoded by the coding sequence ATGAGCAGGGAAAAGGGAAATATAGCTGAGAGTAAAGCTGTAAGCTTTTTACAAGAATCAGGTTATGAGATATTAGAGCAAAATTTTTATAGTCGTTTTGGTGAAATAGACATTATCGTTATGAAAGACAATGCTCTGCATTTTGTTGAAGTAAAAAGCGGTGAAGACTATGAAAGTGCAATATATAACATTACACCTCAAAAGCTCTCTCGCATTATTAAAACGGCACAAGTGTATATGAAAAAACATAATTTTGACAGTGACTATGTTTTTGATGCCGTTGTAGTAACTCCCGACAAACTATTATTAGTTGAAAATATAACTTTATAA
- the soxA gene encoding sulfur oxidation c-type cytochrome SoxA has translation MKNLLTITLSTALLASVTFAGEQFAMSDKDRALYAELLEANPADINVETGSGLVEENCGGDAGLAKFLGVSEDNLPKYIAGFPRYIKKLDMVAGLGQVMQAIMHDNGHKPFALKSKEMFDMIAYAKSLANDEAINIDVNANPQMKAAYALGKEVFETKRGGRGLACLSCHSQDVIGTVLRTQPLPELGHPGNAAAATWPAYRMTKSSLRTLQRRFQGCMQNALLAVIPLGSPEMVALEVYITDKAKGAKVAIPGLKR, from the coding sequence ATGAAAAATTTACTAACAATAACACTCTCTACTGCCCTTCTTGCATCTGTAACATTTGCAGGTGAGCAGTTTGCAATGAGTGATAAAGACCGTGCTCTTTATGCAGAACTTTTAGAAGCAAACCCGGCTGATATCAATGTAGAAACTGGTAGTGGTTTAGTTGAAGAGAACTGCGGCGGTGATGCTGGTCTTGCAAAATTTCTAGGTGTAAGTGAAGACAACTTACCAAAATATATCGCGGGCTTTCCTAGATATATTAAAAAATTAGATATGGTTGCAGGACTTGGTCAAGTAATGCAAGCAATTATGCATGACAATGGTCATAAGCCTTTTGCTCTTAAAAGCAAAGAGATGTTTGACATGATTGCTTACGCTAAATCTTTGGCTAACGATGAAGCAATTAACATCGATGTGAATGCAAATCCTCAAATGAAAGCTGCATATGCACTTGGTAAAGAGGTATTTGAAACAAAAAGAGGTGGTAGAGGATTAGCATGTTTAAGCTGTCATAGCCAAGATGTTATTGGTACAGTTCTTAGAACACAACCTCTTCCGGAACTTGGTCATCCAGGAAATGCAGCTGCTGCAACTTGGCCTGCATACAGAATGACAAAATCGTCATTAAGAACACTTCAACGTCGTTTCCAAGGGTGTATGCAAAATGCACTTTTAGCTGTAATCCCTTTAGGTTCACCTGAAATGGTGGCTTTAGAAGTTTATATAACAGATAAAGCAAAAGGGGCTAAAGTAGCAATCCCTGGACTAAAAAGATAG
- a CDS encoding aldehyde dehydrogenase family protein, whose translation MEAKIFFGSKEATKDTFNERKSPYNGEIVSKSPVCDAEDAHKALQIAQAAAKSAKLSTLSQRCNWILDVVSKLKEHKEDIAKTITDEVGKPIAFARVEVERCIETLTLSAETMRTMHGETINTDAMPSGKKTLSMFRREPVGVVVAITPFNFPLNLVAHKLGPALVAGNAVVLKPTPEAPLTAYKFAKLFVESEYAIKDALSVVYGDAEVGSALITSEIPRVVSFTGSVPVGNIITKNAGIKKVGLELGGNAATFIEKTADLSLAAQRCALGAFVNSGQVCISLQRIYVDDSVYDEFAQLMAEETKKLKVGSPYEDETFMGPLIDDDACERAMNWVESAIEEGAVPMLPPHREGRIFYPCVMTEVHDAMAIVCEEVFAPIVSLVRVNGFDDALPRMNNSPYGLQFSVFTNDLSITNRAIDELDAGGIVINDMPTLRFDIQPYGGVKLSGVGREGPRFAIEEMTEIKSIVIC comes from the coding sequence ATGGAAGCAAAAATATTTTTCGGCTCTAAAGAAGCCACAAAAGATACTTTCAATGAAAGAAAATCACCATATAACGGTGAGATAGTTTCAAAGTCTCCTGTTTGTGATGCCGAAGATGCTCACAAAGCACTTCAAATAGCTCAAGCAGCAGCAAAATCTGCAAAACTTTCAACTCTCTCTCAAAGATGCAACTGGATTTTAGATGTTGTAAGCAAGTTAAAAGAACACAAAGAAGATATTGCAAAAACAATTACGGATGAAGTTGGAAAACCTATAGCATTTGCCCGTGTTGAAGTTGAGCGTTGTATTGAGACACTTACTCTCTCAGCGGAGACAATGAGAACGATGCACGGTGAGACTATCAATACGGATGCAATGCCAAGCGGAAAAAAAACACTCAGTATGTTCCGTCGTGAACCTGTAGGTGTTGTTGTAGCTATCACTCCGTTTAACTTTCCGTTAAATCTTGTAGCACATAAACTGGGACCTGCACTTGTTGCGGGTAACGCAGTTGTATTAAAGCCGACACCTGAAGCACCGCTTACTGCTTATAAATTTGCTAAATTGTTTGTAGAGAGCGAGTACGCGATCAAAGATGCTTTAAGTGTTGTTTACGGTGATGCAGAAGTCGGTTCAGCACTTATTACTTCGGAAATTCCAAGGGTTGTCAGTTTTACGGGAAGCGTACCTGTAGGAAATATTATTACAAAAAATGCAGGGATTAAAAAAGTTGGACTGGAACTTGGCGGTAATGCTGCGACATTCATTGAGAAAACGGCAGACCTATCACTTGCAGCTCAGAGATGTGCGCTTGGTGCATTTGTAAACTCCGGACAGGTATGTATCAGCTTACAGAGAATTTATGTTGATGATTCGGTATATGATGAGTTTGCTCAGCTTATGGCTGAGGAGACTAAAAAGCTCAAAGTAGGCTCTCCATATGAAGATGAAACTTTTATGGGACCGCTTATTGATGATGATGCGTGTGAACGTGCGATGAACTGGGTAGAATCAGCTATAGAAGAGGGCGCTGTACCGATGTTGCCACCGCACCGTGAAGGGCGCATTTTTTATCCGTGTGTAATGACGGAAGTGCATGATGCTATGGCAATTGTATGTGAAGAGGTATTTGCTCCTATAGTTTCACTTGTAAGAGTAAACGGTTTTGATGATGCACTGCCTAGAATGAACAATTCACCTTACGGATTACAGTTTTCAGTATTTACAAATGATCTAAGTATTACAAACCGTGCAATTGATGAACTGGATGCTGGTGGAATTGTGATTAACGATATGCCTACACTTCGTTTTGATATTCAGCCGTACGGCGGTGTAAAATTAAGTGGTGTTGGACGTGAAGGTCCTAGATTTGCCATTGAAGAGATGACAGAAATTAAATCAATTGTTATCTGTTAG
- the soxB gene encoding thiosulfohydrolase SoxB, whose protein sequence is MDISRRDFMHIAAIFGLSAAVAGCAKPKAVSQISLKDIYDFNAKGNVTLLHMCDLHAHLKPLYWREPSTLISAPNLVGTPGFLCGEAFAKHYGLEPSSLDAYFDTCIDFEALAKKFGKMGGVAHMKTYLDRVRAERGAENVLFLDSGDTWQGTGVALKTDGEAIVKAQNYLGVDVMVGHWEFTYGKEQVRKLIEQLDAKFISQNVVGDDPFSDEYEELIFEPYTIEERGGAKIGIIGQSFPFTSTANPKEFTQGWSFGLRLDTLQEYVDELRNEHKVDCVVVLSHDGFSVDQEVARKVHGIDFILSGHTHDPSPKPITINNTVIVIAGSHGKYVGRLDLDIQDGKVKDYEYKLVPIASNLIPADEQGVKLIDELYAPFASEFNEVLGQTKNILYKRDTFFSTFDQLINDAIMDEMKCDISFTPGYRWGTTVLAGEDVLMENVYEMCGITYPNVYTFELKGAKIATLLEDIADNVFNANPLYQQGGDMSRLGGVTYSIAVANKAGQRISNLKVGGKPIDLNKTYVVSSWGGNLQNAGANLRKDKIRPVYDIVRDYIKRQKVINVSNKGNVTLVDYECGCPEKGSRGC, encoded by the coding sequence ATGGATATTTCAAGAAGAGATTTTATGCACATCGCAGCAATTTTCGGTTTAAGTGCCGCTGTTGCAGGTTGTGCAAAGCCAAAAGCAGTTTCACAGATATCTCTTAAAGATATCTATGACTTTAATGCTAAAGGGAATGTAACACTTTTACATATGTGTGATTTACATGCCCACTTAAAACCACTTTACTGGAGAGAGCCGTCTACATTAATTTCTGCACCGAATCTTGTAGGGACTCCTGGATTTTTATGTGGTGAAGCATTTGCAAAACATTACGGACTTGAGCCAAGTTCTTTAGATGCTTATTTTGATACTTGTATCGATTTTGAAGCTTTAGCGAAAAAGTTTGGAAAAATGGGTGGTGTAGCTCATATGAAAACTTACTTAGATCGTGTTCGTGCAGAGCGTGGTGCTGAAAATGTGCTGTTCCTTGATTCAGGTGATACTTGGCAAGGTACTGGTGTAGCACTTAAAACTGACGGTGAAGCTATTGTTAAAGCGCAAAATTATCTTGGTGTTGACGTAATGGTTGGTCACTGGGAATTTACATACGGTAAAGAGCAAGTAAGAAAACTGATCGAACAACTTGATGCAAAATTTATTTCTCAAAATGTTGTTGGTGACGATCCGTTCTCTGATGAGTATGAAGAGCTTATTTTTGAACCATACACAATCGAAGAGCGTGGCGGAGCAAAAATCGGTATTATTGGTCAATCGTTCCCGTTCACTTCAACTGCAAACCCTAAAGAGTTTACTCAAGGATGGAGTTTCGGTCTTCGTTTAGATACACTTCAAGAGTATGTAGATGAATTAAGAAATGAACATAAAGTTGATTGTGTCGTTGTACTTTCACATGATGGATTCAGCGTGGATCAAGAGGTAGCTCGTAAAGTTCACGGTATTGACTTTATCTTAAGCGGACATACACATGACCCTTCACCAAAACCGATTACAATCAACAATACTGTTATCGTTATTGCAGGAAGTCACGGAAAATATGTAGGACGTTTAGACCTTGATATTCAAGACGGTAAAGTGAAAGATTACGAGTATAAACTTGTTCCTATCGCTTCCAATCTTATTCCTGCTGATGAACAAGGCGTTAAGTTAATTGATGAACTTTATGCACCGTTTGCTTCAGAGTTTAACGAAGTATTGGGACAAACAAAAAATATTCTTTACAAAAGAGATACATTCTTCTCAACTTTCGATCAACTCATTAATGATGCGATCATGGATGAAATGAAATGTGATATCTCATTTACTCCTGGCTATAGATGGGGTACTACCGTTTTAGCAGGTGAAGATGTTTTAATGGAAAATGTTTATGAGATGTGTGGTATTACATACCCGAACGTTTATACGTTTGAGTTAAAAGGTGCAAAAATCGCTACTTTATTAGAAGATATTGCGGATAATGTATTTAATGCAAATCCACTCTACCAACAAGGTGGGGATATGAGTCGTTTAGGCGGTGTAACATATAGTATTGCCGTTGCAAACAAAGCGGGTCAGAGAATATCTAATCTTAAAGTAGGAGGTAAACCAATAGATCTAAACAAAACGTATGTGGTCTCTTCTTGGGGTGGTAACTTGCAAAATGCAGGTGCAAATCTACGTAAAGATAAGATTAGACCGGTATATGACATTGTCAGAGATTACATTAAACGCCAAAAGGTAATAAATGTAAGCAATAAAGGGAATGTAACACTTGTAGACTATGAGTGTGGATGTCCTGAAAAAGGCTCTCGCGGTTGTTAG
- a CDS encoding response regulator transcription factor: MKILLLEDEYSLRISIKEFLEDLGYDVECFMDGFEAYSAIHEKSYDLLLLDVNVPSMNGFELLENLRKSNRKIPTIFLTSMTDIRSLKEGYERGCCDYIRKPFDLEELEVRINQACKSFYADNADMIDLGHNALYDMNKEQLFVNDKEVVLRKTENDLLKVLIKHKNAVVSIDMFQDEVWGEYVEPATIRVQLKNLRQKIPEGIIVNRRSVGYIIERQ; the protein is encoded by the coding sequence ATGAAAATTTTACTATTAGAAGATGAGTATTCATTACGAATCAGTATTAAAGAATTTTTAGAAGATTTAGGCTATGACGTAGAGTGTTTTATGGATGGCTTTGAAGCATACAGTGCTATTCATGAAAAAAGTTATGATCTTCTCCTGTTGGATGTAAACGTTCCTTCTATGAACGGTTTTGAACTGCTTGAAAACCTTCGCAAAAGCAATAGAAAGATTCCAACCATCTTTCTAACGTCAATGACGGATATCCGAAGTCTCAAGGAGGGGTATGAAAGAGGCTGTTGTGACTATATACGCAAACCATTTGATCTTGAAGAGCTGGAAGTGCGTATTAATCAAGCATGCAAAAGTTTTTATGCAGATAATGCAGATATGATTGATCTTGGACATAATGCTTTATATGATATGAACAAAGAGCAATTGTTTGTAAACGATAAAGAGGTAGTGCTGAGAAAAACAGAAAATGACCTTTTAAAAGTACTTATTAAACATAAAAATGCCGTTGTTTCAATTGATATGTTTCAAGATGAAGTATGGGGTGAGTATGTTGAACCGGCGACTATCCGTGTACAGTTAAAAAATCTCCGTCAAAAAATTCCTGAAGGGATTATAGTAAACAGACGCTCGGTAGGATATATAATTGAACGACAATAG
- a CDS encoding cytochrome C, producing MKKLMLALALTSVATFAADTTITATMQLMEKGMEQVQKGFMYNSKQDIMQGIETLQNSDAIFKKVDVTTFIPNNKKVRVTQNITDNLGEDLVILKKAIENNEFTTATEKYGKVLNDCVACHTTIRGW from the coding sequence ATGAAAAAATTAATGTTAGCATTGGCTTTGACTTCTGTTGCAACTTTTGCAGCTGACACTACAATTACGGCAACAATGCAGTTGATGGAAAAAGGGATGGAGCAAGTACAAAAAGGTTTCATGTATAATTCAAAACAAGACATTATGCAAGGTATTGAAACATTACAAAACTCTGATGCAATCTTTAAAAAAGTGGATGTAACAACTTTTATTCCAAACAATAAAAAAGTTCGTGTAACGCAAAACATTACGGATAATCTTGGTGAAGATTTAGTAATTTTGAAAAAAGCTATCGAAAACAATGAGTTTACAACGGCAACAGAAAAGTACGGAAAAGTTTTAAACGACTGTGTAGCTTGCCATACAACTATCAGAGGCTGGTAG
- the soxX gene encoding sulfur oxidation c-type cytochrome SoxX, producing the protein MRKSLTASILLGCSLFAADYSGVVENPNASKIIEKDLLAPAKEYAMPQGCITNNPEAIARGKFIFHNLNGSKAKKTPPKGLSKKNSDGSAKQYGNCVACHNIEGANGAGNVGPDLSNYKTNFIDSGARDNQFVYQKIADARVDNPTTHMTINLTTGLFTEREICDITSYIVSPK; encoded by the coding sequence ATGCGTAAGAGTCTAACAGCTTCTATACTTCTTGGATGCTCACTTTTTGCTGCTGATTACAGCGGTGTAGTTGAAAATCCAAATGCAAGTAAGATTATTGAAAAAGACCTATTGGCTCCGGCAAAAGAGTATGCAATGCCTCAAGGATGTATAACAAATAATCCCGAAGCTATTGCAAGAGGAAAATTTATTTTTCATAACCTAAACGGTAGTAAAGCTAAAAAAACACCACCAAAAGGGTTAAGTAAAAAAAATAGTGACGGTTCTGCAAAACAGTATGGTAACTGTGTAGCATGCCATAACATTGAAGGTGCTAATGGAGCAGGAAATGTTGGTCCTGATCTCAGCAACTATAAAACTAACTTTATTGATAGCGGTGCAAGAGACAATCAATTTGTTTATCAAAAAATTGCTGATGCACGTGTTGACAATCCGACGACACATATGACTATTAATTTAACAACTGGTTTATTTACTGAAAGAGAGATATGTGACATTACTTCATATATCGTATCACCAAAATAA
- the soxY gene encoding thiosulfate oxidation carrier protein SoxY, translated as MQRRDFFKKLTSAVAVGAALPVMGFAAETKPKGPNAFTYAQALEAITGGKTPVKSDKIHLKVPEIAENGAVVPVTVEVDSPMTADDYVKAIHIFATKNSNVRCLDTYLTPANGKAMLATRVKLGQTQEVAALVELSNGDFLVASQSVKVTIGGCG; from the coding sequence ATGCAAAGAAGAGATTTTTTCAAAAAATTAACATCTGCGGTAGCTGTAGGTGCAGCTTTACCTGTAATGGGTTTTGCAGCTGAAACAAAACCAAAAGGACCAAATGCTTTTACTTATGCACAAGCTTTAGAAGCAATTACTGGCGGAAAAACACCTGTAAAATCAGACAAAATACATCTTAAAGTACCTGAAATTGCGGAAAATGGTGCTGTTGTACCTGTAACTGTAGAAGTAGATTCACCTATGACTGCTGATGATTATGTAAAAGCGATCCATATTTTCGCAACAAAAAACTCTAACGTTCGTTGTTTAGATACATATTTAACGCCTGCAAACGGTAAAGCTATGTTAGCAACACGTGTAAAACTTGGACAAACTCAAGAAGTTGCTGCTCTTGTTGAACTTAGCAACGGTGACTTTTTAGTAGCTTCTCAAAGCGTTAAAGTAACAATCGGTGGATGTGGTTGA
- a CDS encoding molybdopterin-dependent oxidoreductase: MDNIETIDSVCTYCGVGCDIAANVDTVENKIVKIFAHPDGVVSQGKLCIKGKYGYDFVDAEDRLRIPRIRKSFLENNPAIKDAVASALKDFDDTWYECDLDAATTACAMKLKEIQEKYGRKSVASIGGARTSCESSYLFQKFTRHTLNSPHVDNCARVCHSPSLKGMRATIGEGAATNPYNDIYNVEFMIVIGSNTTEAHPIISNRILDVAREHDNLAVFDVREIKLHRFAKYKAIIPHETNLMVLNMLAYTIIDEELYDDSFIGDRTKGFLEFKEKILSDPYAKPEYFENIAGYEYMAKMIRKVAREYALKKSMIFWGLGITEHLDGSYAVMAITHLALMTGNVGKSGAGLMPLRGQNNVQGTCDMGMLPYYDPDYQEPKEIGLMTPQLVDEMLEGRLKAVLNIGEDLTHIHPNLNKIDKAFNELELLFVQELFMTDVAERADIVVGVKSAYEKTGVYVNAMRRLHLSQPLVKSDLPDDWEVLQILDNKMGGSANYQSSKDVWDEVREVAYRRFSGAEYSRLERHRKRGLQWPVHTEDTPILHQLDFRTEDGYGYFKYKQYEPRNMVQEILDNKLTGYYLTTGRTLAHYNNAAQTKRSDKLNDRYDEDILLVSESDAADFPTEKVVLKSEFGETTPLTVKITDKIKPNTLFCTFHHAKSKINNLFGDARDELILTAAFKSIKVEVLPCR, from the coding sequence ATGGATAACATTGAAACGATAGACAGTGTTTGTACATATTGTGGTGTAGGTTGTGATATAGCAGCGAATGTAGATACTGTGGAGAATAAAATTGTAAAAATCTTCGCTCATCCTGATGGTGTGGTTTCTCAGGGGAAACTTTGTATAAAAGGGAAGTATGGTTACGATTTTGTGGATGCTGAAGACAGACTGCGCATTCCTCGTATTAGAAAAAGTTTCTTAGAAAATAACCCAGCTATTAAAGATGCCGTGGCGTCGGCACTTAAAGATTTTGATGATACATGGTATGAGTGTGATTTAGATGCTGCAACGACTGCATGTGCAATGAAACTCAAAGAGATTCAAGAAAAGTACGGCAGAAAATCGGTAGCTTCTATCGGGGGTGCAAGAACTTCTTGTGAATCATCATATCTTTTCCAAAAGTTCACGCGTCATACTTTAAATTCACCTCACGTAGACAACTGTGCGCGTGTTTGTCATTCACCGTCACTCAAAGGGATGCGTGCAACTATAGGTGAGGGTGCTGCAACTAATCCATATAACGATATTTACAATGTTGAATTTATGATTGTAATCGGTTCAAATACAACTGAAGCACACCCGATTATCTCTAACCGTATCTTGGATGTAGCCCGTGAACATGATAATTTGGCTGTATTTGACGTACGTGAAATTAAACTGCACCGTTTTGCAAAATATAAGGCAATTATCCCACACGAGACAAACTTGATGGTGCTTAATATGCTTGCATATACGATCATTGATGAAGAGTTATACGATGATAGTTTTATTGGAGATCGTACAAAAGGGTTCTTAGAGTTTAAAGAAAAAATTCTTAGCGATCCGTATGCAAAACCTGAATATTTTGAAAATATTGCAGGGTATGAATATATGGCAAAAATGATCAGAAAAGTTGCTCGTGAATATGCTCTGAAAAAATCTATGATTTTCTGGGGACTTGGTATTACGGAACACCTTGACGGTTCATACGCGGTAATGGCAATTACTCACTTGGCACTTATGACTGGTAATGTTGGAAAAAGCGGAGCAGGATTAATGCCTTTACGTGGACAAAACAATGTTCAAGGTACGTGTGACATGGGTATGCTTCCATATTATGATCCTGATTATCAAGAACCGAAAGAGATAGGTTTAATGACGCCTCAATTAGTTGATGAGATGTTAGAAGGACGTCTAAAAGCGGTTCTTAACATCGGTGAGGATTTAACACATATTCATCCTAATCTGAACAAGATAGATAAAGCGTTTAACGAACTGGAACTTCTCTTTGTACAAGAACTGTTTATGACAGATGTAGCAGAGCGTGCAGATATCGTAGTAGGTGTAAAATCTGCATATGAAAAAACAGGTGTATATGTAAATGCTATGAGAAGACTTCACCTTTCTCAACCCCTTGTAAAATCTGATCTTCCTGATGACTGGGAAGTATTACAGATACTCGATAACAAAATGGGCGGTAGTGCAAATTACCAAAGCTCAAAAGATGTTTGGGATGAGGTACGTGAAGTTGCTTACCGCCGTTTTAGCGGGGCAGAGTATTCACGTTTAGAGCGTCATAGAAAACGTGGATTGCAGTGGCCTGTACATACAGAAGATACTCCAATCTTACATCAACTGGACTTTAGAACTGAAGACGGTTACGGATATTTCAAATATAAACAATATGAACCGCGCAATATGGTTCAAGAAATTCTTGATAACAAATTAACAGGGTACTATTTAACAACTGGTAGAACATTGGCACACTATAACAATGCTGCGCAAACAAAACGTTCAGATAAGCTCAATGACAGATATGATGAAGATATTTTACTCGTAAGTGAGAGTGACGCAGCTGATTTTCCAACTGAAAAAGTGGTATTAAAAAGTGAGTTCGGTGAGACGACACCGCTTACTGTAAAGATTACGGATAAGATTAAACCAAATACTTTATTTTGTACATTCCACCATGCAAAATCTAAGATCAACAATCTCTTCGGCGATGCCAGAGATGAGTTGATCTTAACTGCAGCCTTCAAATCGATTAAGGTTGAAGTGCTTCCTTGCCGCTAG
- a CDS encoding HAMP domain-containing sensor histidine kinase has protein sequence MNDNRYAIQNALFYTSLIAIILLAPLVIYLLYMKNIYSIQNEIFLKEKSLLIIKSMEEYDQNEVYFEYPRFNTLKSGLYDARFKPIFTLIDSNIPAFKNGYYTEGTQAYLTIQLPKSRYFGAEYLILSNKISYSTLYMNVAVILLSITVLVFLLSMLFLNRFAEPFKALNKQLDSFIKDSIHEINTPLSIINVNIDLYNRKNEPNKYFQRIKAATKVLSNIYDDMDYLIKYNRLDYLDEEINLSQFVRERIEYFTDVARMKDITINMHLQAQLFIVMNPKKLRKIVDNNISNAIKYSFENNIIEVYLFTQKDGCYLSVRDYGIGIKDVDKIFKRYYREDKNKGGFGIGLNIVKSIIDEYDIELDIDSKLKNGSTFTYKFPTKLCIKK, from the coding sequence TTGAACGACAATAGATATGCGATTCAAAATGCTCTGTTTTATACATCATTAATTGCTATTATACTTTTAGCACCTCTTGTAATATACCTGCTGTATATGAAAAATATATACTCCATTCAAAATGAAATCTTTCTAAAAGAGAAATCTCTTCTCATTATAAAATCTATGGAAGAGTATGATCAAAACGAAGTTTATTTTGAGTACCCGCGTTTCAACACTTTAAAATCAGGTCTTTACGATGCAAGGTTCAAACCAATTTTCACACTAATAGATTCCAATATACCTGCTTTTAAAAACGGTTATTATACAGAAGGGACACAGGCATATTTAACAATTCAATTGCCAAAATCGAGATACTTCGGGGCAGAATACCTCATACTCAGTAATAAAATTTCCTACTCTACCTTATATATGAATGTTGCCGTCATACTTTTATCAATTACCGTTCTCGTGTTTTTACTCAGTATGCTTTTTCTTAATCGTTTTGCCGAACCCTTTAAAGCTCTCAATAAACAACTTGACAGTTTTATTAAAGATTCTATTCATGAGATCAACACACCCTTATCTATTATTAATGTAAACATTGATCTTTATAATAGAAAAAATGAACCAAATAAATATTTTCAAAGAATTAAAGCAGCGACAAAAGTGCTCTCAAATATTTATGACGATATGGACTACCTTATTAAATATAACCGTTTGGATTATCTTGATGAAGAGATCAATTTAAGCCAGTTCGTAAGAGAGAGAATAGAATACTTTACAGATGTAGCGAGGATGAAAGATATCACAATCAACATGCACCTGCAAGCTCAACTCTTCATTGTTATGAATCCTAAAAAATTACGCAAAATCGTTGATAACAATATCTCCAATGCCATTAAATACTCATTTGAGAATAATATTATCGAAGTCTATCTTTTTACACAGAAAGATGGCTGTTATTTAAGTGTACGCGATTACGGTATCGGTATAAAAGATGTTGATAAGATATTTAAACGTTACTACAGAGAAGACAAAAACAAAGGTGGCTTCGGTATCGGTTTAAATATAGTAAAATCAATTATTGACGAATATGACATCGAATTAGATATAGATTCCAAGCTAAAAAACGGCTCTACATTTACCTATAAATTCCCAACCAAGCTCTGCATCAAAAAATAA
- the soxZ gene encoding thiosulfate oxidation carrier complex protein SoxZ yields the protein MGKIQSLIKIKPKKYKDGDIVKVNFMVIHPMETGMRKDKKTGQIVPASYINSIKFDYNGQIITNMTVWESVSANPVFTTNMKINGKGTLTVTFTDNAGEVYEKSIKIKPKG from the coding sequence ATGGGAAAAATACAATCATTAATTAAAATTAAACCAAAAAAATATAAAGACGGCGATATCGTTAAAGTAAACTTTATGGTTATCCATCCGATGGAAACAGGTATGCGTAAAGATAAAAAAACTGGACAAATTGTTCCTGCAAGTTATATCAACAGCATCAAGTTTGACTATAACGGACAAATCATTACTAACATGACTGTTTGGGAATCTGTATCAGCTAATCCGGTATTTACTACAAATATGAAAATTAACGGTAAAGGGACATTAACTGTTACATTTACTGATAATGCCGGTGAAGTTTATGAAAAAAGTATCAAGATTAAACCTAAAGGATAA